Proteins encoded in a region of the Solanum dulcamara chromosome 9, daSolDulc1.2, whole genome shotgun sequence genome:
- the LOC129902302 gene encoding uncharacterized protein LOC129902302 isoform X1, with product MELKIWCCSSGSGSSTSRSNTCTFFSVHPKSSSSTMLRFAIFFPQVLFLLLCLETSLATFSDHQLLRQDFEKEDKSTISHSCIHDQIIEQRKRPGLQVYSVTPQVYEESVASNPPQHRGRALLEISKEPNDVMQPIRIFLNYDAVGHSSERDCQIVGDIVKLGEPPGASFSGTSSCNPHGDPPVYGDCWYNCTLDDIAGEDKRHRLRKALEQTADWFKRALSVEPVKGNLRLSGYSACGQDGGVQLPRKYVEEGVAHADLVLLVTTRPTTGNTLAWAVACERDQWGRAVAGHVNVAPRHLTAEAETLLQATLIHEVMHVLGFDPHAFAHFRDERKRRRSQVTEQVMDDKLGRMVTRVVLPRVIMHARHHYGAFSENFTGLELEDGGGRGTSGSHWEKRLLMNEIMTGSVDTRSVVSKMTLALLEDSGWYRANYSMADRLDWGRNQGPNFVTFPCNHWKGAYHCNTTQLSGCTFNREAEGYCPIMNYSGNLPQWARYFPQANRGGQSSLADYCTYFVAYSDGSCIDTNGARAPDRMLGEVRGSSSRCMASSLVRSGFVRGSMAQGNGCYQHRCANNSLEVAVDGIWRVCPKAGGPIQFPGFNGELICPAYHELCDVNPVSSSSQCPNSCNFNGDCLGGKCRCFIGFGGHDCSKRSCPGNCGGHGKCLGNGVCECDNGYTGVDCSTAVCDEQCSLHGGVCDNGVCEFRCSDYAGYTCQNSSTLLPSLSVCKDVLQNDVSGQHCAPSELSILQQLEEVVVMPNYNRLFPAGPRKILNIFRGRDCDGAAKRLACWISIQKCDNDGDNRLRVCHSACQSYNVACGASLDCSDQTLFSNEHEGQGLCTGWGELDAWF from the exons GTTCTATTTCTACTGTTGTGTCTAGAGACCAGTTTAGCAACTTTCTCAGACCATCAGTTATTGAGACAAGACTTTGAGAAAGAAGATAAGAGCACCATTTCCCATTCTTGTATCCATGATCAGATAATTGAACAAAGGAAAAGACCTGGTTTGCAAGTGTATTCTGTCACTCCTCAGGTGTATGAGGAGTCGGTGGCTTCAAATCCCCCTCAACATAGAGGAAGGGCATTACTTGAAATTTCCAAAGAGCCAAATGATGTCATGCAACCGATTAGAATCTTTTTGAATTATGATGCTGTCGGTCATTCATCTGAGAGAGATTGTCAAATAGTCGGTGACATTGTGAAG CTCGGGGAGCCACCAGGTGCTTCTTTTTCTGGTACATCTTCTTGTAATCCACATGGAGATCCTCCAGTTTATGGTGATTGCTGGTATAACTGTACCTTAGATGATATAGCTGGGGAGGACAAAAGGCATCGCCTTCGCAAG GCCCTCGAGCAGACAGCGGATTGGTTTAAAAGAGCGTTATCTGTTGAGCCAGTTAAGGGGAACCTGCGGTTAAGTGGATATTCTGCTTGTGGACAAGATGGAGGTGTACAACTTCCAAGGAAATACGTTGAAG AGGGTGTTGCACATGCGGATTTGGTTCTTCTGGTGACTACAAGGCCAACAACAGGCAACACTCTTGCGTGGGCTGTAGCATGTGAGCGTGATCAATGGGGTCGTGCTGTTGCTG GGCATGTGAATGTTGCTCCTCGGCATTTAACTGCTGAAGCGGAAACTTTACTTCAAGCTACTTTGATACATGAAGTGATGCACGTTCTTGGATTTGATCCTCATGCCTTTGCTCATTTTCGTGATGAGAGAAAACGTAGGCGCAGTCAG GTTACTGAGCAGGTAATGGATGATAAACTTGGAAGAATGGTTACTCGAGTGGTGCTTCCTCGAGTTATCATGCATGCTCGTCATCACTATGGG GCATTCTCTGAGAATTTCACTGGACTGGAGCTAGAAGATGGTGGCGGACGTGGTACATCAG GTTCTCATTGGGAGAAAAGGCTATTAATGAATGAGATCATGACTGGGTCGGTAGATACAAGATCAGTGGTTTCAAAAATGACTCTTGCTTTACTTGAGGACAGTGGATGGTACCGGGCTAATTATAGCATGGCTGATCGTCTTGATTGGGGCCGCAACCAAGGACCAAATTTCGTTACCTTTCCCTGCAATCACTGGAAGGGAGCCTATCATTGTAACACCACCCAGTTATCTGGATGTACATTTAACAGGGAGGCAGAGGGTTATTGTCCAATTATGAATTATAGTGGGAATCTTCCTCAATGGGCTCGTTATTTTCCACAGGCTAACAGAG GTGGTCAGTCATCATTGGCCGATTATTGCACTTATTTTGTTGCTTACTCTGATGGATCATGTATAGACACCAATGGTGCTCGTGCACCTGATAGGATGTTAGGTGAAGTGAGGGGAAGTAGTTCAAG GTGCATGGCTTCTTCTTTAGTGCGTTCTGGATTTGTACGTGGCTCAATGGCCCAAGGCAATGGTTGTTATCAGCATAGGTGCGCAAACAATTCGTTAGAG GTAGCAGTAGATGGCATTTGGAGAGTTTGTCCTAAAGCTGGCGGACCTATCCAGTTTCCTGGCTTTAATG GTGAGCTCATCTGCCCAGCTTACCATGAACTATGTGATGTGAATCCAGTTTCGTCATCTAGTCAATGTCCCAATTCATGCAATTTCAATGGAGATTGCTTAGGTGGAAAATGCCGATGCTTTATTGGGTTTGGTGGTCATGATTGTAGCAAAC GCTCCTGTCCTGGCAATTGTGGTGGACATGGAAAGTGTCTTGGGAATGGTGTTTGTGAATGTGATAACGGGTATACTGGCGTTGATTGTTCGACAG CTGTTTGCGATGAGCAGTGCAGCCTTCATGGTGGGGTCTGTGACAACGGAGTCTGTGAGTTCCGTTGTTCTGACTATGCTGGTTACACGTGCCAGAATAGCTCCACGCTTCTTCCTAGTCTCTCTGTTTGCAAAGATGTGCTTCAAAATGATGTATCAGGGCAACATTGTGCACCTAGTGAGTTAAGTATCTTGCAGCAACTGGAAGAAGTAGTGGTGATGCCCAACTACAACCGACTATTCCCAGCTGGTCCTCGAaagattttgaacatttttaGGGGTAGAGATTGTGATGGAGCTGCTAAACGATTAGCCTGCTGG ATCTCAATACAAAAATGTGACAATGATGGGGACAACCGGTTACGAGTGTGTCATTCAGCTTGCCAATCATATAACGTTGCATGTGGAGCATCACTTGATTGCTCGGACCAGACACTATTTAGCAATGAACACGAGGGTCAAGGTCTTTGCACAGGTTGGGGCGAATTGGACGCTTGGTTTTAG
- the LOC129902302 gene encoding uncharacterized protein LOC129902302 isoform X2, with translation MLRFAIFFPQVLFLLLCLETSLATFSDHQLLRQDFEKEDKSTISHSCIHDQIIEQRKRPGLQVYSVTPQVYEESVASNPPQHRGRALLEISKEPNDVMQPIRIFLNYDAVGHSSERDCQIVGDIVKLGEPPGASFSGTSSCNPHGDPPVYGDCWYNCTLDDIAGEDKRHRLRKALEQTADWFKRALSVEPVKGNLRLSGYSACGQDGGVQLPRKYVEEGVAHADLVLLVTTRPTTGNTLAWAVACERDQWGRAVAGHVNVAPRHLTAEAETLLQATLIHEVMHVLGFDPHAFAHFRDERKRRRSQVTEQVMDDKLGRMVTRVVLPRVIMHARHHYGAFSENFTGLELEDGGGRGTSGSHWEKRLLMNEIMTGSVDTRSVVSKMTLALLEDSGWYRANYSMADRLDWGRNQGPNFVTFPCNHWKGAYHCNTTQLSGCTFNREAEGYCPIMNYSGNLPQWARYFPQANRGGQSSLADYCTYFVAYSDGSCIDTNGARAPDRMLGEVRGSSSRCMASSLVRSGFVRGSMAQGNGCYQHRCANNSLEVAVDGIWRVCPKAGGPIQFPGFNGELICPAYHELCDVNPVSSSSQCPNSCNFNGDCLGGKCRCFIGFGGHDCSKRSCPGNCGGHGKCLGNGVCECDNGYTGVDCSTAVCDEQCSLHGGVCDNGVCEFRCSDYAGYTCQNSSTLLPSLSVCKDVLQNDVSGQHCAPSELSILQQLEEVVVMPNYNRLFPAGPRKILNIFRGRDCDGAAKRLACWISIQKCDNDGDNRLRVCHSACQSYNVACGASLDCSDQTLFSNEHEGQGLCTGWGELDAWF, from the exons GTTCTATTTCTACTGTTGTGTCTAGAGACCAGTTTAGCAACTTTCTCAGACCATCAGTTATTGAGACAAGACTTTGAGAAAGAAGATAAGAGCACCATTTCCCATTCTTGTATCCATGATCAGATAATTGAACAAAGGAAAAGACCTGGTTTGCAAGTGTATTCTGTCACTCCTCAGGTGTATGAGGAGTCGGTGGCTTCAAATCCCCCTCAACATAGAGGAAGGGCATTACTTGAAATTTCCAAAGAGCCAAATGATGTCATGCAACCGATTAGAATCTTTTTGAATTATGATGCTGTCGGTCATTCATCTGAGAGAGATTGTCAAATAGTCGGTGACATTGTGAAG CTCGGGGAGCCACCAGGTGCTTCTTTTTCTGGTACATCTTCTTGTAATCCACATGGAGATCCTCCAGTTTATGGTGATTGCTGGTATAACTGTACCTTAGATGATATAGCTGGGGAGGACAAAAGGCATCGCCTTCGCAAG GCCCTCGAGCAGACAGCGGATTGGTTTAAAAGAGCGTTATCTGTTGAGCCAGTTAAGGGGAACCTGCGGTTAAGTGGATATTCTGCTTGTGGACAAGATGGAGGTGTACAACTTCCAAGGAAATACGTTGAAG AGGGTGTTGCACATGCGGATTTGGTTCTTCTGGTGACTACAAGGCCAACAACAGGCAACACTCTTGCGTGGGCTGTAGCATGTGAGCGTGATCAATGGGGTCGTGCTGTTGCTG GGCATGTGAATGTTGCTCCTCGGCATTTAACTGCTGAAGCGGAAACTTTACTTCAAGCTACTTTGATACATGAAGTGATGCACGTTCTTGGATTTGATCCTCATGCCTTTGCTCATTTTCGTGATGAGAGAAAACGTAGGCGCAGTCAG GTTACTGAGCAGGTAATGGATGATAAACTTGGAAGAATGGTTACTCGAGTGGTGCTTCCTCGAGTTATCATGCATGCTCGTCATCACTATGGG GCATTCTCTGAGAATTTCACTGGACTGGAGCTAGAAGATGGTGGCGGACGTGGTACATCAG GTTCTCATTGGGAGAAAAGGCTATTAATGAATGAGATCATGACTGGGTCGGTAGATACAAGATCAGTGGTTTCAAAAATGACTCTTGCTTTACTTGAGGACAGTGGATGGTACCGGGCTAATTATAGCATGGCTGATCGTCTTGATTGGGGCCGCAACCAAGGACCAAATTTCGTTACCTTTCCCTGCAATCACTGGAAGGGAGCCTATCATTGTAACACCACCCAGTTATCTGGATGTACATTTAACAGGGAGGCAGAGGGTTATTGTCCAATTATGAATTATAGTGGGAATCTTCCTCAATGGGCTCGTTATTTTCCACAGGCTAACAGAG GTGGTCAGTCATCATTGGCCGATTATTGCACTTATTTTGTTGCTTACTCTGATGGATCATGTATAGACACCAATGGTGCTCGTGCACCTGATAGGATGTTAGGTGAAGTGAGGGGAAGTAGTTCAAG GTGCATGGCTTCTTCTTTAGTGCGTTCTGGATTTGTACGTGGCTCAATGGCCCAAGGCAATGGTTGTTATCAGCATAGGTGCGCAAACAATTCGTTAGAG GTAGCAGTAGATGGCATTTGGAGAGTTTGTCCTAAAGCTGGCGGACCTATCCAGTTTCCTGGCTTTAATG GTGAGCTCATCTGCCCAGCTTACCATGAACTATGTGATGTGAATCCAGTTTCGTCATCTAGTCAATGTCCCAATTCATGCAATTTCAATGGAGATTGCTTAGGTGGAAAATGCCGATGCTTTATTGGGTTTGGTGGTCATGATTGTAGCAAAC GCTCCTGTCCTGGCAATTGTGGTGGACATGGAAAGTGTCTTGGGAATGGTGTTTGTGAATGTGATAACGGGTATACTGGCGTTGATTGTTCGACAG CTGTTTGCGATGAGCAGTGCAGCCTTCATGGTGGGGTCTGTGACAACGGAGTCTGTGAGTTCCGTTGTTCTGACTATGCTGGTTACACGTGCCAGAATAGCTCCACGCTTCTTCCTAGTCTCTCTGTTTGCAAAGATGTGCTTCAAAATGATGTATCAGGGCAACATTGTGCACCTAGTGAGTTAAGTATCTTGCAGCAACTGGAAGAAGTAGTGGTGATGCCCAACTACAACCGACTATTCCCAGCTGGTCCTCGAaagattttgaacatttttaGGGGTAGAGATTGTGATGGAGCTGCTAAACGATTAGCCTGCTGG ATCTCAATACAAAAATGTGACAATGATGGGGACAACCGGTTACGAGTGTGTCATTCAGCTTGCCAATCATATAACGTTGCATGTGGAGCATCACTTGATTGCTCGGACCAGACACTATTTAGCAATGAACACGAGGGTCAAGGTCTTTGCACAGGTTGGGGCGAATTGGACGCTTGGTTTTAG
- the LOC129902303 gene encoding pathogenesis-related thaumatin-like protein 3.5, translated as MASIHKQHYFLLFLFMFQAIAVSATQFTLQNNCGYTVWPGTLSGNGVAISGDSGFALTPGATIQLSAPGGWSGRFWGRTGCNFDDSGTGKCITGDCGALKCPSGAGGVPPVSLVEFTIGKSKDEKDFYDVSLVDGYNVGIGVRSTGGSGDCQYAGCIADLNLNCPKELQVIDSGAVVACKSACAQFNTPEYCCTGEHATPATCSPTLYSKMFKDACPTAYSYAYDDASSTCTCSGADYIITFCPTTL; from the exons ATGGCCTCCATACATAAGCAGcattattttctccttttccTCTTCATGTTCC AAGCAATTGCTGTTTCCGCCACTCAATTTACGCTTCAAAACAATTGCGGTTACACAGTTTGGCCCGGTACTCTTTCCGGCAACGGAGTTGCTATCTCCGGTGATTCTGGATTTGCGTTAACTCCCGGAGCTACCATCCAGCTCTCCGCCCCTGGTGGATGGTCCGGCCGGTTTTGGGGCAGAACCGGTTGTAACTTCGACGATTCCGGAACCGGTAAATGTATAACCGGCGATTGTGGTGCATTGAAATGCCCTAGCGGAGCCGGCGGCGTACCTCCGGTGAGTCTAGTTGAATTCACGATTGGTAAGAGCAAAGATGAGAAGGATTTTTACGATGTTAGTCTTGTTGATGGCTACAATGTCGGTATCGGAGTACGGTCTACCGGCGGATCCGGCGATTGCCAATACGCCGGCTGCATCGCCGATCTAAATTTGAACTGTCCAAAGGAATTGCAAGTGATAGATTCCGGCGCAGTTGTGGCGTGTAAGAGCGCGTGTGCACAATTCAATACGCCGGAGTATTGCTGCACCGGTGAACATGCGACGCCGGCAACTTGCTCGCCGACGCTGTACTCGAAGATGTTTAAAGATGCGTGCCCTACTGCATATAGCTATGCATATGATGATGCTTCAAGTACCTGTACTTGTTCTGGTGCTGATTATATCATCACATTTTGTCCAAcaactttataa